The Stigmatella ashevillena genomic sequence CTTGCCCCAGCCCGTCCTCTGCACCACCAGGACACGCGCATGGTGGCTGACCAGAGCCTCGATGGCCTCCCATTGACCGTCGCGAAACTCTGCCTTCGGGTTGGCCTCCGCGCTGCAGAGGAGTTGGAGCGCTTCCTGCTTGAGTGCCGTCTTCATGCGCATTGCTCACTTGCCCGCTCAGTCCAGCCCGCCGTTCTCTGGGGGTGGCCCCAGCGCAGGGGACCGGCCCATCATAGGTCCAATCGAAGGCCTTGCGATGCTTCAAGTAGGTGTTCGAGTACGAGTGCGCCCCCACCCCCGACCCATCGGTGAAGAACTTGAGCACTGCGGGATGACCGAATGCGTCTTCTCCCGGGTGGGCAAACAAGCTGAGTCTGCCATCCGCACCGAACAGGCCAGAAACGAGATCCGCGTTGTTAATGTAGTGCATCACGAGAGGGCGCAGAGGGCGTCAGGCGGCCCGTCTTCGAGTCTCGCGGAGGATGTCTTGAAACCAGGGTGCGGATGTCCTTGGCCGCCTGGCTCATCATTCTGATCCGTATCGCATGCGCTCACGATCGACGCGCTCCGGGGGACAGTTGACCTCATCGCTCTCTCTGCGAAAATGCGAGACGCAGCGCGGCATGTGAAAGAACTTGCGTGGAGGCCTGCTTTGCTTTGAAGCTGTCTCACACTGTTTCATCCGGAGAAACCCACACCATGCACTCAAAGCTCGTGTTTGCCGCCGCCACGCTCCTGCTGTCGACGTCTGCCTTCGCGGAGGAGGATCTCAAGCCCGCTCAGGAAGAAGCCAAGGCCGCGTTCGAGGAGCAGATCGAGGAGTACTTGAAGCCCACCAACGAGAAGTGCGGCACCAAGCTCACGGTCAAAGCGGACTTCGAGAACTTCAAGGCGGAGACTTGGTCGGCGTCGACCTTCGCTTCGTACTGTGGCTCGGTGCTCGAAGGCATCCAGTCCATGTGCGAGCGGCCCGCTTACAAGAAGGCGATCTCCAAGAAGGTGAAGAGCGTGGCGTGCCTCCTGGCGGGCGCCAAGCCGGCGGAGAAGAATGATGGCAGCAATGGGGCCGCGTTGCGGAACATGTCGCTGAGCAATGGCGTCTTCACCTACCACGCGAGCCAGGACCAAGCGAACCTCTCCGACAATACCAAGACGACCCTCGAGAAAGCCTTCAATTGAGCATGGCGCGGACGCTGGCAGCCTCCGGGGTGTGGGGGGTGCTGTTGTTCGCCGCGGCCGCCCCCGCGCTCGCGGGGGCGCCGCTCCAGGCGGAGGCGCTCAAGGCCTACCGCGGTGACGATGGTCAGGGGGTGGAGATCGTCACGTTGGCCCCCCGCAAGGCTGCCGAGGTGCTGATCCGGGTGCGCGGGACGGACGCGCGGGATGACGGCATCGCGCTGCGCTGCGCGGTGGAGGATGTGGGCCGAGGCATCGACTACGTCACCCGCCACCGCGGCACCCGCTACACGCTCGTGGTCCAGCGCGACGGTGTCTACGAGGTCTTCCTTCCCGGCAAGCCATCGTTCCGCGTCAAGTTCAACTCGGAGGCGACGGACAAGGCCTCCGCGGCCGAGGTCATCGCTGCCCACCTGCAACAGCTCGAGTCGGGGCAGGTCGCGGCCTTCCAGAAGAAGCAATGGCCGCACTTGGAGCAGAAGTACGCGGGGCGCGCCGCCAGCGCCCTGGCGGACCTGCAGAAAGCCTGCGGTACCCAGGCGGCCTTCACCTTTGACTGGAAGACCTTCAGCGACGAGGTGATGGGTGAACTCGATGTCTGGGCCGCCTGTGCGCCGCTCGTCGCCCAGGCCCGGAGCCACTGCGCCGCGGTGAAGGGCGTCACCTCGCTCGTCTGCCGCTTCGGCCCCGTCCTCTCCTTGGAGCGTGCGGATTCCACGCTCGTGTTCACCACCACGGCCCGGGGCGCAGCAGAAGGGCCCGCCGTCTTGGCAAAGAGCCTCTCCCCATGACGCGGCGAGCACTCGTCGTCTGCTTCCTCTGCGCGATGGTGGCCCACGCCCGGCCTCCCGCCTCTCTCCAAGACTTGAAGGCGCTGGCTTCCCAAAAGGCTTGGGCCGAGCTTCTCGAGCGCGCGGAAGACCTTCCGCCCGCGGACCGCACCGGTGAGTGGCGGGCCTGGGTGACAGAGGCCGCGACGGCCGCGGTCGAGGCGGCCGAGCCCACCCGCCAGGAGCCGTTCACCGCTTCGTCGAAGGCACGGTCCCTGAGCCAACGGTATGACTTTCTGGCCCGGGCACCGCGCTTTGCCGCCGCCCGGGATGCCGCCGCGCGCAAGGGACTCGAGCGCTGCCTCGAACTCGACCGGAAGGAGTGCCTCGACACCTACGTGGCGCTCACGCCGGAGGTGAGTCCCGACGCGGCCCTCGAAGCCGCCCACCTCGTGAGGAAAGACCACTTCGCCTACGTGCCGATGCCACTCTTCGCCGCCGCGGTGAACGGTCTCAAGGACGCCAAGGCGTGCAAGGACGAAGGCTTGGCCGAGACAGCCATTGCGGCACTCGGCCTGCCCACGACGGACCCCCGTGCGGCCGATGCCAAGAAGGTGGCCTTTGAGTGGTGCTGGGCTGCCCTGGCGCCCAAGCTCAAGGCGGCGATGGTGGGCGCCTCTTCCTACTTCCTCACGAACGCCTGCCAGCCGATGCGCGCAAAGAAGGCTTTGACCGAGCTGCAGGATGACCTGTGCAAGGACGACGGCCTGTAGCTGACCAGGGTTCACGCTCCGAAGGGGCTTCTTCTCCGGGCACGGTACACGTCGAGGACGGGATCCCACGTGCCCAGGACCCAAGGCAGCACTTCCTCCACGATGGCCCGGCGAATCTCCTCCGCGGCGTGCGTCTTCGAAAGCCGCTCGGCCAGCATCTCCGCGGGGTACCAGGCGTCGCAGCGAGGCGAGCGTGTCCGGGCGCGCGTGGCGCCTCGCGTCTTCCCATGCCTCATCCACGAGATCCGGCCTCAAAATCCTGGGTCCCCGTGCGTTCTGGAGGGAACGGGTGGACCGAACCGGTTCCAGAAACCCAAGGCATTACCATGGGTTGTGAACCTCGGGTAATGCCGGGACGCTCCCAAGCGTTGGGTCGGTATGAGAAAGCTCAAGTACCACGTGGCCACGACGGCCGATGGGTTCATCTCCCGCGAGGATGGCTCCTGGGATTTCTTCCCCACCGAGGGCGGCCACATCCCCGAGTTCGTCGAGTCCCTGAACACCTACGGCGCCGTGCTGATGGGGCGCAAGACGTACGAGGTGGGCCTGAAGGTGGGCGTGGCGGACCCCTATCCCCAGCTCGACAGCTACGTCTTCTCACGCACCCTGAAGGAGAGCCCCAGCCCCCGGGTGAAGCTCGTCTCGAGCGATGCCGCGGCCGTGGTCCGGACGCTGAAGGAGCAACCGGGCCGCGACCTCTGGCTGTGCGGCGGGGGAGAGCTCGCCACGGTGCTCTTCGCCGAGGGGCTCGTCGATGAGGTCATCCTCAAGCTGAACCCCCTTCTGCTGGGCTCGGGCACCCCGCTGCTTGCCCACTTGAAGGAGCCCTCCCGAATGGAGCTGCTCTCCACCAAGGTGTACCGGGGCGGCGTGGTGCTCTTGCACTACAGCGTGCTGCGATGAAGGAGGCTACTTGCGCCCCTTCTCCGAGCGGAACAGGCGCGCCAGCCGCTTCGCGGGCCCGTCATCTCCCAGCTTGGTGGCCACGTAGGCCCCCACCGAGGCCAGCTTTCGCCGCGAGTCGCTCGGCCTGGCCTCCTCGTCCACCGGCCCGGGAGGCAGCGGCAAGTCTCCGGGCAGGCTGCAATCCCTCAACAGGCGGCGCGCCAGGTCTCTCTCATCGTCGCTCGCGTGGGGCATGAGCAGGTGGCACACCTCCGCGTGGCCGTGGGCCGCGGAGATGAGCAGCGCCGTCTCGCCCAGCTCATCCGTGAGGAAGGGCTCGGCCCCCGCGGCCAGCAGCGCCTGAACCACGTGCACGTGCCCAGCCTCGGCCGACACCATGAGCGGCGTGCGGCCCCGCTCACCGGGAAGGTTCGGGTCTGCTCCCTCGGCCAGCAGCGCTTTCACGCGCGTCAGCTCGCCCGCACTCACGGCATCGAACAGGGACATCCACACCACCTCCAGCCCGGAAGCATGGCGCCTCCGCCCCCCCGAGCGCCAGCCCGCCCTTGCCCGGCCGCAGGGCAGCCCGCCTCAGAGCCCCCCGTACGAGGGCTCGAACGCGCTGGGGACCAGCAGCGTCCCGGAGCCCGTCACGGCCCCCACGGTGATGCGGTAGATGCTCTGGGTGTTGCCCGCGTTGGAGAGAAAGCCCACCTGGGTGTTGCTCATCCAGCTGGGGAAGGTGTCCTGGGCGCGGGGCTCTCCCGGGTGGTCCGTCAAGCGGGTGAGCGTCCCAAACGAGGGGCGCAGCGAGGCCGTGAAGATGCGGGAGCCCGAAATGGGCCCGCCATCCAGCGCCACCTGGGTGCCATCCGGCGACACCACCGCCCGGTTCACCACTTCGTTGTTCAGGTTGTCGGCGACGTTGGCGATGGCGCCATTGCTGAGGGTGACCCGCTTGAGCTGGTTGAGGAAGCCGCTGTTCAACCCGGCCGGCACCAACACGCTCAACCCATCCGGAAAGAAGGAGGGCGCGCCGAAGGACGTGGAGGTGTTGGGGGTGAGCTCCTGGAAGCCACTGCCGTCCGCGTTCACCCGGCCCAGCGACAGCGCGCCCGAGCCATCATTGAAGGAGAACACGATGACCCGGCCATCCGGGCTGAAGGTGGGGTGGCGGAACTGGGTGCACGTGGGGCACGCAGCGTCCCGCGAGGCAATGACGGTGGAGGGCGAGCCCGTCCCCGCGGTGGGCACCGTGCGGATCTCCGAGTTGAAGCCCGAGGTCTCCTGCACGAAGACCGCGATGCGGCCGGAGCGATCCACCGAGGGGAAGGAGACGCCGCCGCCCACCGTGAGCCGCTGGGGATCGTTCGGGTCTCCCCGGTCATCCACCACATAGAGGTTGCGGTCTTCCCGCACGAAGACGAAGCCGCGGGTGAACAACACGCTGCCGCCTCCCCCGCCACCACCACCGTCGATGTCGATGGGCTCGCACGCCGTCAACCCCAGCGCGAGCACCAGCGCGCCGGCCTTCCATCCGAGATATCTCATGGGCTCCCCGCTCCTGCGTATCCGCGCGTCACTCTGGAGGGCTGTCCGCGCGCCGTCAAAAACTCACGCCGGGCTCCCGGGTGTGGGCCGAGGCCTACCGCTGGAGCTTCTGCAGCTCGTTGCGGCACGGGTTGCAGAGCGCCAACTGCTTGCGGTCCACGTCCTGGGGCGTCTGCGCCTGACACATGACGCAGCGCGCATCCTCGCAGTAGGAGAGCCCCAGCAGGTGCCCCGCCTGGTTGAGGACTTCGGCCTGCACGCGGCGACGCAGCAATTCGGAGCTCGCGCCGGCCCGCAGCCGGGCCTCGCTCACCACACCGCTGCGCGACTCCCGGTCCGCCTCGCCAAAGACAAAGGCCGTGTCCGGCACGAACAGGTCCACGTCCGTGACGCCCAGCACCAGCGTGTGCGCGGGCTCCTGGAGCGTCACCAGCCGCCGCATGATGGCGTTGCAGTGGTACTGGGCGCGGCTCTTGTTGAAGGCGTAGTCGGGCCGGGACAGGACGGTCTTGCTCGCCACGGCCGAGAGCCCCAGGTGTGTCGCCAGGGGTTCCTCAAGGTCCTTGAGCAGGGAGGTGGAGGGCTGACCCACGGTGACCAGGAGGAGCACCTTCCGCGTCATCAACGCCACCGTCCTTTGCGAAGTCCCGGGCTACCGGAGGCACACCGCCCGAGAGAAAGGTGGCTGGGGCGCAAGGATTCGAACCTTGATAATCAGATTCAAAGTCTGACGTCCTGCCATTAGACGACGCCCCAGTGAGTTCGCGCTGTCCGAGACCGGAGTGTAGGCCATCCCGGTCCTGGCGGAAACTTCTCTCGCACGGATCTTCTCCGGTTTCCAGCCCTCTGATGGAGCCCCCTCCCCCTGGGGGCGTTCAATGGGGGACACCTGCCCGCTTTTGGTGGGGGAGAACCTGGGGAGCGGCCCCTGCGCCCCTCGCCCGGGACAGCTTATGGGCGCCCTTCTTCCGAGCTGGACTCCTGCTTGGGGCCCTTGGGTTCCGTGTCCACGCCTTGCTGCTCGAAGAGCGCGAGGTAGGGCTCATACCGGTAGAGGCGGTGGCGCTTCTGGCCCGTCGTCTCGCGCAGCACGCCCATCCGCTCCATCTGCTCGATGAGATGGCTCGCCGCCCCATATGAACAGCCCAGGTGCTCCTCGGCGGCACGCACCGAGATGACGGGCCGCTCGAAGAGGTAGTCCAGAAGCCGTCCTCCCAGCGCACTGTCGGCCAGCTTCTGCCGGGTCTCTTCTCGCAGTTTGAGAATGGAGCGTGCCGTGCGCGTCGCGGCACCGCTGACTTCCGCCACGCCCCGCAGGAAGAAGCGCAACCACCCTTCCCAGTCCCCGTCGGTCCGGATGGCCGTGAGCCGGTCGTAATACTCCTGCCGGTGCGCCTTCAGGAACACACTGAGGTACAGCAAAGGCCGCTCCAAGATGCGCCGCTCACGCAACAGGAGGGTGATCAGCAATCGGCCGACGCGCCCATTGCCATCCAAGAAGGGGTGGATCGTCTCGAACTGGGCATGCGCGAGGCCACATTGGATGAGCACCGGAAGCGTCCCCGGCTCGTGCAGGAACTTCTCCAGGTTGTCGAGCGCGGTCATCATTTCGTGCGGAGGCGGGGGAACGAAGGTCGCACTGGCCAAGGAGCACCCCTGGGACCAATCCAGTTCTGACTGGTCCGGAACTCCCCGGGGTTGCGTTCGCTTCCACGGCCGCCGTGCATCAAGTGCTCGTGAATCTCTCGCAGCAACCAGAGTGAGCGGGGCAAATCCGAGAGCCGCTGGAGGCCATGGTTCATCGCGCGAACGTAATTGATGACCTCCTCTGCATCCTTGGAGCGCTTCGGCCCCTGCGCGTCCATCTCGTACTCGAGGACGTCCTCCAAGGTGCTCTGGGTGCCTGCGATCTGTGAGCTGAGGACCGCCTCTTGTCGCACGTACATGGAAACGAAGAGGTCCGGATTGGGGAGGATGGACCCCGCCCCATCCAGACGTCCCAGGGCCAGGGTCGCCTCGCTCAGCAGGGCCGTCAGTTCTCCTTCCAATCGCACCGGAGGTGTTGGAGGAAACTGAAATACTCGGGCGCGTGGCGTGGAGCTATTAAAAAAAATGGCCCGGACCTCCTCAAGGAGGCCCAGGCCGCAGGCTCTGCCCCACCGCGAGGGCGTGCTCAGGCCGTGTGCAGCACACCGTTGGCGGACTCGGCCTCTACGGCGGCGATGGCCTCGGGTGAAGCCCCCTCCGCGAACAAGGGCGCGCTGGCGCGGGCCTTCGGCGGACGGCCCCGCCGACGCGGCGCGGTATCCTCTCCGGGCGCGGCCTGCGTCTCCTGCACGGGCACCCCTTCCACCCGGGGCGCCTTGCGCACCGGCCGCGGCAGGCTGATGGCGTCCAGCTTCGCGCTCAGCTCCGCATCCTCCTCTGCGAAGATGCGCGCGTAGGCCAACGCCCGCTGCCCCTTCTGCAAGAGCGCCTCCTGGCCCTCGTACAGTGACTGGCGGGCCGCCTCCAGCGCCGCCTGCGCCCGGGCCACTTCCTCCGCCTTCTGCTTCACCCGGGCCGCCGCCTCTTCCAACACGCCCCGGTCCACATCCGGGAACTTCACCCCCGCCAGGTCCTGGCCAAACAGCTTCAGCAAATCCTGCATCGCGGGAGAAATGGGCTCGTTTCCGGACGGATCAAACATGGTGGACCTCCGAGGTAGGCCCTCCATCTGCACAGATGTTCAGCACCTTTTCAAGGGCTGCGCTCCCAGGGCCGGTAAATCGGCCCGGGCCGATTCCATTCCCCGTCCCGCCAGCGGCGCCTCAGTCCACGCGCACCAGCGCCACGTCCTTCACGCCCGCGAAAGGATCCACCTCCACCGCGAGGTAGTGCCGCCCCACCCCATCGAAGCGCTCGGGGATGGCGCCCCCTCCGCCCGAGATGAACGCCGGGATGCCCGCGTTCGAGAACGCATAATACGAGTGCACGTGGCCATAGAGCGTCAGGTCCACCCCCGCCCTCGCCAGTTTGCCCACCAGCCCCGCCGCCTCATTGCGGCTGCTGAACGAGCCGTTGCGCACGCCCACCGGCTCCAGCGGCGCGATGTGCATGCCCACCACGTGCACCGCGCCGCGCGCCTCCTCCAGCCAGGTGTCGAGCTGCTCCTCCACCAGCGGATCCACCGTGCCGTCCGCCGAATCCACCATCGTGAAGCGCACCCCCTGGAAGCCGAAGTGGTGGCTGCCCCGTCCCACCAGCGCGTGGTACGCCGTGTCGCCCCCGCTGTAGGTCTCGTGGTTGCCCAGCGTGGCGTACAGCGGAATGCGCGACGCCGTCAGCCGCTCCTGGAACTCCTCCAACTGGTCCTGGGTGCCCCGCTCCGTCAAATCCCCCGAGAAGAAGATGAACCGCAGCGCCGGGTCCTCGTTCATGCGCGCGTAGATGTCCCCAACCTTGGGGAGCGCCTCCTGCACGTCCGCCAGCGCCGCGAACCGGAACGGCCGCGCCTCGTCCCACCCCGGGGGCGCCACCGTGAGGCGCGCGCCCGCCCCCGGCCGCAGCCGCACCCGCCACACCTTCTCCGTGGGCACCCCCGCGGGGCCGGCCTCGAGGGCCAGCGGCTCCCCGGTGCCCTCCGCCACCGCCACCAGCTGCGCGTCCGGCATGGCATTGCGCACCCGGAGCATCCACCACTCGGGCGCACCGGCCGTGGCCACCGTCCGCACATGGAAGGCCGGCGCATTGCCCCACAGCGTCAGCGCCCCGGACTCCAGGCCCCGCACCGCCGCCAGCCCCTCCTCCACCGTCACCGAGAGCCCTCCGCCCTCGGCGCGGCCTACCTCCAGATCCTTCTGCGCGCGCCCCTCCGCGGGCCGCACACACCCGGCCAGCAGACACGCCCCCCACAGCCACCCCACAAGTTGCCTCACCGCTCACCTCCCAGCGCGTACACCACCGACACCCGCCCCACGTAGGCCGAGCCTGCCTGCACGTCCCCGGACACCCCCCACCGATCGCTCAGAAAGAGCCGGCCGCGCATGCCGAAGAATCCCAACACCCCGACCGCCGCCTTCACGCCCCCCGGGAAATCATCCTTGCGGTGGTTGTAATAAAGGAGGGCCTCTCCCCGCACCGGCCCCTGACGGCCCAGGTACACGCCATAGCCGAACGAGAAGAGGAGCTGCTCGTGCAGGGCGTCCTCGGACACAGGGCCAAAGTAGCTGTAGCCCTGGAAGGCCATGCCCGCGCTCACCTCCGCGAACGAGCCCTCCAGCCGCCGGCTCAGCCGCACCATGTCATACCGGCCGCGCACACCGGCCTCCACGCCGCCCATCGCGAAGCCCTGGGGGCCAAAGCGGTGGAACACCGCCGCGGCCTCCCCATCCAGCGCCGTGCCTTCCGCGCTCCCCCGCGCCTGCTCGGGCGCGCCCAGCAACCGGTAGGCGCCTCCCATCCGGATCCGCGTGTTGCCCTCCCCCGGCGCCCACTGCACGGAGCCCTCCAGCCGCACCGAGGACAGGCGCGCCGTGGCCCCCAGCGACAGAAAATGCCGGTAATCGAAGGCCGGGTCGTACACGTGCTGATAGCCCAGCTCCACCTCCACCGGGGGCAGGGCCGGCGCGGGCGCACCCGGGGGAAACGCGGGAGCCACCGCCGCGTACAGGTTGGCCGCCGCGGAGAGCGAGAAGAGGCCCGCCCCCGACAGGGCCACCAGGTACAGCGGGCCAATGGTGCGCCGGGAGGCCCCCGTGAGGGCAATGGGCACGCCCCCCACCGCCAGCAGCCCCAGCCCCGCCCCCTCCAGGGCGAACAGCCGCTTCGAGGTCTGCGTGTCACCTTCCACCCAGGTCCCCAGCCCGTGGAAGAGCAGCCCCGGCACCACCGAGAGCGCCGCCGGCACCGGTTGGAACGCAGGGCGGGGCGCCTCGGGGGCCGATAGGAGCGCCTCCTGTGGCACGGGACAGGGCTCTGCCCGCGGCGCCTCCTCGCCGGCCCAGGCTCCCCCTGGACACAGCAGCACTCCCAGGGCCACGCCCAGCGTGCGAGCCCCCCGACACAGCGGTTGCGTCATGGGCTCACCTCCTGCCCTCCACGGAAATCCCCTCCACGGCATGTCGGCGGGCCTATGCCTTTTGCCTCCCAACGTCCACCGCGAGTTCGGCCGGTCTCCCGGGAAGAGGGCAAGCGGCATTCCAGGCCCGGCAGACGCGGGGAGGGCTCTCTGTCCCGGCCCCTGGAAAGGGAGAGGGGGGCCCCCGGGAACTTTCGGATTTTCAAACGGACACAGGGTATGCTCCGCACAGCTCACCCCTGCCCCTTCTGCATCTTGGCGGACCACGGCCCTCTGGAATTCGGCAAATACGTTCTGCTGTCCAAGCTCGCCGCGGGCGGCATGGCAGTCACCTACCGTGCGCGCCTGACAGGCGCCGCCGGGGTGACGAAGCCCTGCGTCATCAAGCAGATCCTCCCCCACTTCGCCGACGATGCGGACTTCGTCGACATGTTCATCAGCGAAGCGCGGGTGGCCATGGGGCTGAGCCATGGCAACATCGCCCAGGTCTTCGACTTCGGCGAGGTGGACGGCCAGTTCTTCATCGCCCTGGAGTTCGTGCACGGCCAGCCGCTCTCCAAGGTGCTGCGCCGCACGGCCAAGTCGGGCATGGGCTTCCTCCCCATTCCGCTGGCCCTGCACGTGGTCAGCAAGATGTGCGACGGGCTGGACTACGCCCACCGCCAGGTGGACGAGGACGGGGCGCCCCTGGGGCTGGTGCACCGAGACGTGTCCCCGGACAACGTCCTCATCTCCTACGAGGGCGAAGTCAAAGTCATCGACTTCGGCATCGCCAAGGCCACCAGCATCGTCGAGGCCAAGACGTCGCCGGGCGTCGTCAAGGGCAAGTACCCGTACTTCTCCCCGGAGCAGGCGCAGGGCCGGCAAGACCTGGACTTGCGCACGGACGTGTACGCCGCGGGCGTGGTGCTCTACGAGGCGGTGTGCGGCCGCCGCCCCTATGAAGGGGAGTTCGTCACCGTCCTGCCCCGCATCCTGCGCGGCGACTACACCCCGCCCTCCGAGGTGAACCCGGCCATCTCCCCGGAGCTGGAGGGCATCATCGAAGGGGCCCTGGCGCTGGACCGCCACGAGCGCTACCCCACCGCCAAGGCGCTCAGCGACGCGCTGGTGGAGCTGCTCTACCGCGAGAACCCGCGCTTCACCCCCACGCTGCTGTCCCAGTTCGTGGCCCACCTGTTCACCGACGAGCTGGCCGCCGATGGCCGCAAGGTGGAGGTGCCCTCCCACTTCCGCGAGCAGCTCTCCTCCTGGCAGAACGCCACGGTCGACCCCGCGCTGACGCGCGCGAAGACGCCCTCGGTGGGCAGCGCCCCGCGCAACCGGTCCAACCCGGGCGCCACCCGCGCATCGAACCCGGGGGCGCGGCAGGTGAGCGCCGGCAGCGGGCGGCCCCCGAGCGAAGGGGGCTCGAAGCCCTCCAGCAACGGCACGCGCAAGAGCGATGCACGGCGCTCCACGGGCCTGAACGTGCCCACCTCGGGCATCCGCCGGGCGCTCGGCTCCGACCGTCCAGGCCCCTCGCTGTCCGAGTCCTCCGACGGGAGCGAGGTGACGCCCGCGCACGGCCTCGCCTCGCTCGTCGCCCCCCTGGACGCGGACACCCGGCCGGCCCTGCCCGCCATGACCCCCCCGGGGAAGACCGCCTTCCCCGCCACCCGAAGCGCCGGCAGCAGCCTGGAGGTCGCCCGCGCGCTCCAGGCCCACGAGGAGCAGGAGGCGGCCGAGAAGCGGCAGACGCTGGTGCGGCAGATCAGCCTGGGCATGCTTGGGCTGGCCTTCGCCATCGGCGTCATCTACGGCCTCGTCTCGCTGCTGACGAAAGATCCCAACGAGGGTCGGCCGCCCACCTCCACGGTCTGGGTCACCTCCACGCCCGCGGGGGCCGCGGTGGAACTCAACGGCCGCATGGTGAAGGGCAAGACGCCGCTCTTCGTCAACGGCTTCGTCATCGCCGAGGCCAACACCCTCGTCCTCACCCTGTCCGGCCACCTGCCCTGGACGAAGCGCTTCACGCCCGATGGGCGGGATGACCCACCCCTCCACGCGGAGCTCCAGAAGGACCCCCATCACCCGGCGCTTCCCACCGACCCGCCCGTGGCGCCCGTTCCACCCGTGGAGACCGCCGCCCTGGATGCCGGCACGGCCACCGTGGCGGCCCCCCCGGACGAGAAGCCCGAGACAGGCGCCACGGACACGCCTGAGAACAAGGATCCGGAGCGGGAGTTCCGCGAAGTCACCTACCCCACGCGGCTGCTGGTCCTGCGCACGCAGTACAACGCCCTGCCGGTGCTCGACTACACGACGGCCAACGCCGAGCTGAACCCCGGCACCACCTACTCCGTGCACACCGAGGGGGGCGCGGCCTACACCGAGGGCAGTCCCACCTCGAACACGCTCATCTACTTCCTGGAAGGGGACCTCCCCGCCGAAGACGCCTTTGGCCTGCTGTCCAGCGC encodes the following:
- a CDS encoding dihydrofolate reductase family protein; this translates as MRKLKYHVATTADGFISREDGSWDFFPTEGGHIPEFVESLNTYGAVLMGRKTYEVGLKVGVADPYPQLDSYVFSRTLKESPSPRVKLVSSDAAAVVRTLKEQPGRDLWLCGGGELATVLFAEGLVDEVILKLNPLLLGSGTPLLAHLKEPSRMELLSTKVYRGGVVLLHYSVLR
- a CDS encoding ankyrin repeat domain-containing protein; amino-acid sequence: MSLFDAVSAGELTRVKALLAEGADPNLPGERGRTPLMVSAEAGHVHVVQALLAAGAEPFLTDELGETALLISAAHGHAEVCHLLMPHASDDERDLARRLLRDCSLPGDLPLPPGPVDEEARPSDSRRKLASVGAYVATKLGDDGPAKRLARLFRSEKGRK
- a CDS encoding TolB family protein, which produces MRYLGWKAGALVLALGLTACEPIDIDGGGGGGGGSVLFTRGFVFVREDRNLYVVDDRGDPNDPQRLTVGGGVSFPSVDRSGRIAVFVQETSGFNSEIRTVPTAGTGSPSTVIASRDAACPTCTQFRHPTFSPDGRVIVFSFNDGSGALSLGRVNADGSGFQELTPNTSTSFGAPSFFPDGLSVLVPAGLNSGFLNQLKRVTLSNGAIANVADNLNNEVVNRAVVSPDGTQVALDGGPISGSRIFTASLRPSFGTLTRLTDHPGEPRAQDTFPSWMSNTQVGFLSNAGNTQSIYRITVGAVTGSGTLLVPSAFEPSYGGL
- a CDS encoding non-proteolytic archaemetzincin-like protein, coding for MTRKVLLLVTVGQPSTSLLKDLEEPLATHLGLSAVASKTVLSRPDYAFNKSRAQYHCNAIMRRLVTLQEPAHTLVLGVTDVDLFVPDTAFVFGEADRESRSGVVSEARLRAGASSELLRRRVQAEVLNQAGHLLGLSYCEDARCVMCQAQTPQDVDRKQLALCNPCRNELQKLQR
- a CDS encoding Fic family protein — encoded protein: MASATFVPPPPHEMMTALDNLEKFLHEPGTLPVLIQCGLAHAQFETIHPFLDGNGRVGRLLITLLLRERRILERPLLYLSVFLKAHRQEYYDRLTAIRTDGDWEGWLRFFLRGVAEVSGAATRTARSILKLREETRQKLADSALGGRLLDYLFERPVISVRAAEEHLGCSYGAASHLIEQMERMGVLRETTGQKRHRLYRYEPYLALFEQQGVDTEPKGPKQESSSEEGRP
- a CDS encoding Fic/DOC family N-terminal domain-containing protein, with translation MRLEGELTALLSEATLALGRLDGAGSILPNPDLFVSMYVRQEAVLSSQIAGTQSTLEDVLEYEMDAQGPKRSKDAEEVINYVRAMNHGLQRLSDLPRSLWLLREIHEHLMHGGRGSERNPGEFRTSQNWIGPRGAPWPVRPSFPRLRTK
- a CDS encoding metallophosphoesterase family protein, yielding MRQLVGWLWGACLLAGCVRPAEGRAQKDLEVGRAEGGGLSVTVEEGLAAVRGLESGALTLWGNAPAFHVRTVATAGAPEWWMLRVRNAMPDAQLVAVAEGTGEPLALEAGPAGVPTEKVWRVRLRPGAGARLTVAPPGWDEARPFRFAALADVQEALPKVGDIYARMNEDPALRFIFFSGDLTERGTQDQLEEFQERLTASRIPLYATLGNHETYSGGDTAYHALVGRGSHHFGFQGVRFTMVDSADGTVDPLVEEQLDTWLEEARGAVHVVGMHIAPLEPVGVRNGSFSSRNEAAGLVGKLARAGVDLTLYGHVHSYYAFSNAGIPAFISGGGGAIPERFDGVGRHYLAVEVDPFAGVKDVALVRVD
- a CDS encoding protein kinase domain-containing protein, which produces MLRTAHPCPFCILADHGPLEFGKYVLLSKLAAGGMAVTYRARLTGAAGVTKPCVIKQILPHFADDADFVDMFISEARVAMGLSHGNIAQVFDFGEVDGQFFIALEFVHGQPLSKVLRRTAKSGMGFLPIPLALHVVSKMCDGLDYAHRQVDEDGAPLGLVHRDVSPDNVLISYEGEVKVIDFGIAKATSIVEAKTSPGVVKGKYPYFSPEQAQGRQDLDLRTDVYAAGVVLYEAVCGRRPYEGEFVTVLPRILRGDYTPPSEVNPAISPELEGIIEGALALDRHERYPTAKALSDALVELLYRENPRFTPTLLSQFVAHLFTDELAADGRKVEVPSHFREQLSSWQNATVDPALTRAKTPSVGSAPRNRSNPGATRASNPGARQVSAGSGRPPSEGGSKPSSNGTRKSDARRSTGLNVPTSGIRRALGSDRPGPSLSESSDGSEVTPAHGLASLVAPLDADTRPALPAMTPPGKTAFPATRSAGSSLEVARALQAHEEQEAAEKRQTLVRQISLGMLGLAFAIGVIYGLVSLLTKDPNEGRPPTSTVWVTSTPAGAAVELNGRMVKGKTPLFVNGFVIAEANTLVLTLSGHLPWTKRFTPDGRDDPPLHAELQKDPHHPALPTDPPVAPVPPVETAALDAGTATVAAPPDEKPETGATDTPENKDPEREFREVTYPTRLLVLRTQYNALPVLDYTTANAELNPGTTYSVHTEGGAAYTEGSPTSNTLIYFLEGDLPAEDAFGLLSSAPRAIKGAKRLHVFALDETGLEDNRGTVRVQLFESKWKPPRYLTFDAQKHAVPIKPEHQMALRGLNPKSTYLFTVRDDFAELRSGPKGRVQRVLCVERGADVEKARRTYRVLEVGKRYQLDGLETLRCTFPDTKVSDNEGALAVDLVDVTNMTRREREEYIRNSRRTAR